One bacterium DNA segment encodes these proteins:
- a CDS encoding zf-HC2 domain-containing protein, protein MLVKALMDRGMFALMGLPTCKQVEEFAYDFLEGALDAKTARRLERHLKACKNCQRFMVAYRKTRDLEASAPRPPLDPSFKEEIFKFLTKESI, encoded by the coding sequence ATGCTCGTTAAGGCCCTTATGGACCGAGGGATGTTCGCCCTGATGGGGCTCCCGACCTGCAAGCAGGTGGAGGAGTTCGCCTATGATTTCCTGGAGGGCGCCTTGGACGCCAAGACGGCGCGGAGGCTGGAGCGTCACCTGAAGGCCTGCAAAAACTGCCAGCGCTTCATGGTCGCCTATCGAAAGACCAGGGACCTGGAAGCCTCGGCGCCCCGTCCGCCCCTGGACCCATCATTCAAAGAGGAAATTTTCAAATTTCTTACCAAGGAAAGCATCTGA
- a CDS encoding sigma-70 family RNA polymerase sigma factor translates to MTASNSTDKTLVQGLKEKKEEAFRELLERYSEKLFHLALRVLRREEEAREVVQEGFLKVVTKIGTFQEDSSLYTWIYRIVLNEALMRRRTRHPEREIPIEDYLPRYELGVATEPAPDWAKLPDRLFEEGEVRDFVRSCIEDLPEDLRTAYVLKDGEGLSEDEVCNILEISKFAMKNRVHRARLVIKKRIEEKYAR, encoded by the coding sequence GTGACGGCATCCAATTCCACGGACAAGACCCTCGTCCAAGGCCTGAAAGAGAAAAAGGAAGAGGCCTTTCGAGAGCTGCTCGAACGATACTCCGAAAAACTCTTCCATCTCGCCCTCCGCGTCTTGAGGCGCGAGGAAGAGGCCCGGGAGGTCGTCCAGGAGGGGTTCTTGAAGGTCGTCACGAAGATCGGAACGTTTCAGGAGGATTCCTCCCTCTACACCTGGATCTACCGCATCGTCCTGAACGAGGCCCTGATGCGCCGGCGCACCCGCCATCCGGAACGCGAAATCCCCATCGAGGATTATCTTCCCCGCTATGAATTGGGGGTCGCGACGGAGCCGGCTCCGGACTGGGCAAAACTCCCGGATCGGCTTTTTGAGGAGGGAGAAGTTCGCGACTTCGTCCGCTCCTGCATCGAAGACCTGCCGGAAGACCTTCGAACCGCCTATGTCCTGAAGGACGGCGAGGGGCTTTCCGAAGACGAGGTCTGCAATATTTTGGAGATTTCGAAATTCGCGATGAAAAACCGCGTGCATCGGGCCCGCTTGGTGATCAAGAAGAGGATCGAGGAAAAGTATGCTCGTTAA